The proteins below are encoded in one region of Coleofasciculaceae cyanobacterium:
- a CDS encoding NAD-dependent epimerase/dehydratase family protein has translation MKVIILGGDGFCGWPTSLHLSNLDFEVIIVDNLSRRNIDNELEVSSLTPIAPIGQRLNTWKKLTGKEIKFHNIDIAEEYDRLLNLILAEKPDAIVHFAEQRAAPYSMKSSKHKRYTVNNNLNATNNLLCAIVESGLDIHLVHLGTMGVYGYGTAGMKIPEGYLDVEVVTDNGDRIQQEILYPANPGSVYHMTKTQDQLFFYYYNKNDGIRVTDLHQGIVWGTNTPETLRDEKLVNRFDYDGDYGTVLNRFLMQAAIGYPLTVHGTGGQTRAFIHIKDTVRCVQLAIENSPSRGERVRILNQMTETHRVIDLAKMIAKMTGGEIAYLENPRNEAVENELFVKNQRFIDLGLEPTTLSQGLLKEVTEVARKYAHRCDRSKIPCTSLWIQKQEAKSQSNSLEPTETSKV, from the coding sequence ATGAAAGTTATCATTTTGGGTGGAGACGGTTTTTGTGGCTGGCCTACCTCACTGCACTTATCGAATCTCGACTTTGAAGTCATTATTGTCGATAATTTATCGAGGCGAAATATAGACAACGAACTTGAAGTTAGCTCTTTAACCCCTATCGCACCTATTGGTCAAAGGCTAAATACCTGGAAAAAACTTACAGGTAAAGAAATTAAATTTCATAATATAGATATTGCCGAAGAATACGATCGCCTACTGAATCTAATTTTGGCAGAAAAACCCGATGCGATCGTTCACTTTGCCGAACAACGGGCTGCGCCTTACTCGATGAAGTCTTCAAAGCACAAGCGATATACGGTTAATAATAACCTTAACGCCACTAACAATTTACTTTGCGCCATTGTTGAATCTGGCTTGGATATTCACCTGGTGCATTTAGGTACAATGGGGGTCTATGGCTACGGTACAGCAGGAATGAAGATTCCTGAAGGCTACCTAGACGTGGAAGTTGTTACCGATAATGGCGATCGCATTCAACAAGAAATTCTTTATCCTGCTAACCCTGGTAGTGTCTATCACATGACCAAAACCCAGGATCAGCTATTTTTCTACTACTATAATAAAAACGACGGTATTCGCGTCACCGATCTGCATCAAGGCATTGTTTGGGGAACTAACACTCCTGAAACTTTAAGGGACGAAAAGTTGGTCAATCGCTTTGACTATGATGGAGACTATGGGACAGTTCTCAATCGCTTCTTAATGCAGGCTGCCATTGGCTATCCCTTAACGGTTCATGGTACTGGAGGTCAAACTCGTGCTTTTATTCATATTAAAGATACGGTACGTTGTGTGCAGCTGGCGATCGAAAATTCACCCAGTCGAGGTGAACGAGTGAGAATTCTCAACCAAATGACTGAAACTCATCGAGTGATAGATCTTGCCAAGATGATTGCCAAGATGACTGGCGGAGAAATAGCCTACCTAGAAAATCCCCGTAATGAAGCTGTAGAGAACGAGCTGTTTGTTAAAAATCAACGTTTTATTGATTTAGGACTAGAACCAACGACTCTTAGCCAAGGATTACTTAAAGAAGTAACCGAAGTAGCGAGAAAATATGCTCATCGATGCGATCGCAGTAAAATCCCCTGTACTTCTTTATGGATTCAAAAACAAGAAGCAAAATCGCAAAGCAACAGTTTAGAACCGACTGAAACAAGC
- a CDS encoding glycosyltransferase family 2 protein — translation MSVSKNPSVSIIIPTYNEVDNIEAVVINFLASDYSNILEILIVDGLSTDGTQEKVIGLSHIHPQLKLLENPRRIQSAALNIGLEACRGDIFLRADAHCNYALDYIEQCVDALQSSQAVNVGGAQRFIAANSFQAGVALASRSFLGSGGAKYRDPNYNGYAETVFLGCFWRSVLAELGGYEVSRKEDSELNFRLLKTRGDRSIYISSKIKVWYYPRPNLLRLWRQYVKYGRGSCIMSARYADTLPLRNKIPFFGVMLLTIALISDLTLLHGSLFTVPIIILGMCLIVMEAARVTLKYNSNFREEFWSKATESIPNFTSRWFWCTVAIATMPIAHFTGFGYQLCLRNILRNKDNCFFESRSSIPRHNSRVKEKIKA, via the coding sequence ATGAGTGTGAGTAAAAATCCTTCTGTTTCAATCATAATTCCCACTTACAATGAAGTAGACAACATTGAGGCAGTTGTAATTAACTTTTTGGCTTCAGATTATTCCAATATACTGGAAATACTAATTGTAGATGGGTTAAGCACAGACGGGACACAAGAAAAAGTTATAGGTTTATCTCACATCCATCCTCAACTAAAACTATTAGAAAACCCGCGACGTATTCAATCGGCAGCCCTTAATATTGGTTTAGAAGCCTGTAGAGGAGATATCTTTTTAAGAGCCGATGCTCACTGTAATTATGCCTTGGATTATATCGAACAATGTGTTGATGCTTTACAAAGTTCTCAGGCGGTTAACGTCGGAGGCGCACAACGATTTATTGCAGCCAATAGTTTTCAGGCTGGGGTTGCTTTAGCATCTAGAAGCTTTTTAGGAAGCGGAGGCGCAAAATATCGCGATCCTAACTACAATGGCTATGCAGAAACCGTTTTTTTGGGCTGTTTTTGGCGCTCGGTATTAGCTGAGCTTGGCGGATATGAAGTTAGTCGTAAAGAAGACTCCGAGCTAAATTTTCGCTTATTAAAAACTCGGGGCGATCGCTCTATTTATATCAGCTCTAAAATTAAAGTTTGGTATTATCCTCGTCCTAACTTATTAAGATTGTGGCGACAGTATGTTAAATATGGTCGTGGTAGCTGCATCATGTCGGCTAGATATGCTGATACATTGCCCCTGAGGAACAAAATACCTTTTTTTGGCGTAATGCTGCTAACTATAGCCTTAATTAGCGATTTAACCTTGTTGCATGGCTCGTTATTTACTGTTCCCATAATTATTTTAGGAATGTGTCTGATTGTGATGGAAGCAGCTAGGGTCACTTTAAAATATAACAGCAATTTTCGCGAAGAATTTTGGAGCAAAGCTACAGAATCAATTCCTAATTTTACTAGTCGTTGGTTTTGGTGTACAGTGGCGATCGCTACTATGCCAATAGCGCACTTTACTGGGTTTGGATATCAGCTTTGTCTAAGAAATATTTTGAGAAACAAAGATAATTGCTTTTTTGAATCTCGATCTAGTATTCCCCGACACAATTCCCGCGTAAAAGAAAAAATAAAGGCATAA